CTAAGATTGTTGTCAAGCCCACTTTTACTCAAGAAGAGTTACAAGCCAAACAGCTAGAATGGATTTATGCCCACAAATATTGGCTCTTTAGTTTGGCAGGAGGCATCACCTGCGTAAAAGAAGTCTTAGAACAAGCTTTACAAACTTGGGAGTAAGCTTTTAAAGTTTTCAAGCGCGCCTACACCCTCCCCCTTAAGAGGTAAGCCTAATGGCGAAAACCCTTTTTTAGACAGCTTTTAGAGTGGGGCGCGTTTGCATAAATACGCCTTCATTGCCTCGACCACAATTAGGACATCTCCCCGTAGCACGCCAAACTTTTTCTTGCACGAGTGCAGAGGGCATGCCAAAGCGTGCAAGGTATTTTTGACATGTGTCATTCCAAGAATCTTGGAGGTTTTGCGCGTCTTGATCCCCACGCATGCCAAAATAGGGGAAGTGGTGCAAGAAGTAGCCAAAAATTTCTTGGCAATCTTGGGCGTATTTTTGTGTGTCCAAAATATGATAGTGCCAAAAATCATCGACATCTTTAGGAGGCACGATTGCCTGATCTCTATTCTC
This portion of the Helicobacter felis ATCC 49179 genome encodes:
- a CDS encoding glycine-rich domain-containing protein, with product MSLAVNKLDLEPIIVKIMDKEEGLGWELEYAQVIAEEYKRFLTLCLENRDQAIVPPKDVDDFWHYHILDTQKYAQDCQEIFGYFLHHFPYFGMRGDQDAQNLQDSWNDTCQKYLARFGMPSALVQEKVWRATGRCPNCGRGNEGVFMQTRPTLKAV